Proteins encoded within one genomic window of Gambusia affinis linkage group LG09, SWU_Gaff_1.0, whole genome shotgun sequence:
- the rnf44 gene encoding RING finger protein 44 isoform X2 — protein sequence MRPWELAVNRLPPTAPLNPRRFLGEPCNAPVHLRRSPPVRRQWGRRDRPVLHTSQIQDENFHHLFFSQHPQQVPLDESRQYSHTSTAPRMLHPATHLPQQSPIMVDLHDQMHQGSVPISYTVTTVTTHGFPIHTGQPLPGCNTQQLPACSLIQACTMQHIPVSYQAFPPLMSSEHFVLHPTPSVPPHQPPHLTPLSQFVPLQPQHPRMPLQRVDNEVDLRGDQHPLGTFSYPPSHHPPALPPSLPLQYLPQEPLHQELPFGVPYPHMLPRRVNGQRFRLQQPLPPPPPPPSYYPGFLPYFLSMLPVPPTAVGPAISLDLDVDDVEMENYEALLNLAERLGEAKPRGLTKADIEQLPSYRFNSENHLSEQTLCVVCFSDFECRQLLRVLPCNHEFHAKCVDKWLKTNRTCPICRADASDVHREAE from the exons ATGCGACCATGGGAATTAGCAGTAAATAGGCTGCCACCAACAGCCCCCTTAAACCCCAGGAGGTTCCTCGGAGAGCCCTGCAACGCCCCAGTGCATCTCAGGAGAAG cccACCAGTGAGACGGCAGTGGGGGAGACGAGACAGACCTGTACTGCACACTTCCCAGATCCAGGATGAGAACTTCCACCACCTGTTTTTCTCCCAACACCCCCAACAGGTTCCTTTAGATGAGTCCAGACAGTACAGCCACACCAGCACAGCACCACGCATGCTTCACCCTGCGACCCACCTGCCCCAGCAGAGCCCCATCATGGTGGATCTACATGACCAG ATGCACCAGGGATCCGTTCCAATATCTTACACTGTTACGACGGTGACGACCCATGGATTTCCCATTCACACCGGGCAGCCCCTTCCAGGGTGCAACACTCAGCAGCTCCCTGCATGCTCG CTCATACAGGCATGTACCATGCAACATATACCTGTGTCTTATCAAGCTTTTCCACCGCTGATGTCCAGCGAACATTTTGTATTGCACCCGACCCCATCTGTACCCCCCCACCAGCCGCCGCACCTTACTCCTTTGAGCCAGTTTGTCCCTTTACAGCCTCAGCACCCACGCATG CCTCTACAGAGGGTAGACAATGAAGTTGACCTAAGAGGGGACCAGCACCCATTAGGCACCTTCTCTTACCCTCCCTCTCATCATCCACCAGCGCTGCCTCCTTCACTGCCCCTACAGTATCTTCCTCAAGAGCCTCTGCATCAGGAGCTTCCCTTCGGAGTG CCATATCCCCACATGCTGCCACGGCGAGTGAATGGACAAAGATTTCGGTTGCAGCAGcctctccctccccctcctcctcctccgtcttACTACCCTGGCTTCCTCCCTTACTTCCT GTCAATGCTTCCTGTGCCTCCAACAGCAGTGGGCCCGGCCATCAGCTTAGACCTGGATGTGGATGATGTGGAAATGGAGAACTATGAa GCACTACTGAATTTGGCAGAGAGGTTGGGTGAAGCAAAACCACGTGGACTTACAAAAGCAGATATAGAGCAACTTCCGTCCTACAGATTCAACTCAGAGAATCATCTATCTGAACAAACGCT GTGTGTTGTGTGCTTTAGTGACTTTGAGTGTAGGCAGCTACTTCGAGTGTTACCTTGTAACCACGAGTTCCATGCTAAATGTGTGGACAAATGGTTAAAG ACCAATCGCACTTGCCCAATCTGTCGAGCGGATGCCTCGGACGTCCACCGGGAGGCGGAGTGA
- the rnf44 gene encoding RING finger protein 44 isoform X1 produces the protein MRPWELAVNRLPPTAPLNPRRFLGEPCNAPVHLRRSPPVRRQWGRRDRPVLHTSQIQDENFHHLFFSQHPQQVPLDESRQYSHTSTAPRMLHPATHLPQQSPIMVDLHDQMHQGSVPISYTVTTVTTHGFPIHTGQPLPGCNTQQLPACSVMFSGQLSLLCCLPPPLIQACTMQHIPVSYQAFPPLMSSEHFVLHPTPSVPPHQPPHLTPLSQFVPLQPQHPRMPLQRVDNEVDLRGDQHPLGTFSYPPSHHPPALPPSLPLQYLPQEPLHQELPFGVPYPHMLPRRVNGQRFRLQQPLPPPPPPPSYYPGFLPYFLSMLPVPPTAVGPAISLDLDVDDVEMENYEALLNLAERLGEAKPRGLTKADIEQLPSYRFNSENHLSEQTLCVVCFSDFECRQLLRVLPCNHEFHAKCVDKWLKTNRTCPICRADASDVHREAE, from the exons ATGCGACCATGGGAATTAGCAGTAAATAGGCTGCCACCAACAGCCCCCTTAAACCCCAGGAGGTTCCTCGGAGAGCCCTGCAACGCCCCAGTGCATCTCAGGAGAAG cccACCAGTGAGACGGCAGTGGGGGAGACGAGACAGACCTGTACTGCACACTTCCCAGATCCAGGATGAGAACTTCCACCACCTGTTTTTCTCCCAACACCCCCAACAGGTTCCTTTAGATGAGTCCAGACAGTACAGCCACACCAGCACAGCACCACGCATGCTTCACCCTGCGACCCACCTGCCCCAGCAGAGCCCCATCATGGTGGATCTACATGACCAG ATGCACCAGGGATCCGTTCCAATATCTTACACTGTTACGACGGTGACGACCCATGGATTTCCCATTCACACCGGGCAGCCCCTTCCAGGGTGCAACACTCAGCAGCTCCCTGCATGCTCGGTAATGTTCAGCGGACagctctctctgctctgctgccttCCTCCTCCT CTCATACAGGCATGTACCATGCAACATATACCTGTGTCTTATCAAGCTTTTCCACCGCTGATGTCCAGCGAACATTTTGTATTGCACCCGACCCCATCTGTACCCCCCCACCAGCCGCCGCACCTTACTCCTTTGAGCCAGTTTGTCCCTTTACAGCCTCAGCACCCACGCATG CCTCTACAGAGGGTAGACAATGAAGTTGACCTAAGAGGGGACCAGCACCCATTAGGCACCTTCTCTTACCCTCCCTCTCATCATCCACCAGCGCTGCCTCCTTCACTGCCCCTACAGTATCTTCCTCAAGAGCCTCTGCATCAGGAGCTTCCCTTCGGAGTG CCATATCCCCACATGCTGCCACGGCGAGTGAATGGACAAAGATTTCGGTTGCAGCAGcctctccctccccctcctcctcctccgtcttACTACCCTGGCTTCCTCCCTTACTTCCT GTCAATGCTTCCTGTGCCTCCAACAGCAGTGGGCCCGGCCATCAGCTTAGACCTGGATGTGGATGATGTGGAAATGGAGAACTATGAa GCACTACTGAATTTGGCAGAGAGGTTGGGTGAAGCAAAACCACGTGGACTTACAAAAGCAGATATAGAGCAACTTCCGTCCTACAGATTCAACTCAGAGAATCATCTATCTGAACAAACGCT GTGTGTTGTGTGCTTTAGTGACTTTGAGTGTAGGCAGCTACTTCGAGTGTTACCTTGTAACCACGAGTTCCATGCTAAATGTGTGGACAAATGGTTAAAG ACCAATCGCACTTGCCCAATCTGTCGAGCGGATGCCTCGGACGTCCACCGGGAGGCGGAGTGA